From a single Chlorocebus sabaeus isolate Y175 chromosome X, mChlSab1.0.hap1, whole genome shotgun sequence genomic region:
- the DCAF8L1 gene encoding DDB1- and CUL4-associated factor 8-like protein 1 isoform X2: MSHQEGSTDGLPDLGTESLLSSPEEQSGAAVATAASSDTEMAAAEPSTGDGGDTRDGGFPNDASTENQDTDPENSSEDVELESVEDFEHFLMKEETEREEEEEEMEEEEREEEEEQPRVCTRCGGANHEQCLLEEDRVLEEWISSETSALPRPRWQVLTALRQRQLGLSAHFVYEACGARAFVQRFCLQGLLGGHAGSVSTVHFNQRGTRLASSGDDLRVIVWDWVRQKPVLNFESGHDINVIQAKFFPNCGDSIMAMCGHDGQVRVAELINASYCENTKRVAKHRGPAHELALEPDSPYKFLTSGEDAVVFTVDLRQDRPASKVVVTREKDKKVGLYTISMNPANIYQFAVGGHDQFVRIYDQRRIDKKENNGVLKKFTPHHLVNCDFPASITCIVYSHDGTELLASYNDEDIYLFNSSHGDGAQYVKRYKGHRNNATIKCVNFYGPRSEFVVSGSDCGHVFFWEKSSCQIIQFMEGDRGGIVNCLEPHPYLPVLATSGLDQHVKIWTPTAKAATELTGLKDVIKKNKQERDEDNLHLIDPFDNHMLRFFMRHLSQRGHHPGWRGHGAEFPNEELDESSSTSDTSEEEGQDQVQCLPS; this comes from the exons ATGTCCCACCAAGAGGGCAGCACAGATGGCTTACCAGACTTAGGGACTGAAAGCCTGTTAAGCAGCCCAGAGGAGCAGTCTGGAGCAGCAGTGGCGACGGCGGCCTCCTCAGACACTGAAATGGCGGCCGCAGAGCCATCGACCGGAGATGGCGGTGATACCAGGGATGGTGGTTTCCCGAACGATGCCAGCACAGAAAATCAAGACACAGACCCAGAAAATTCAAGTGAAGACGTCGAACTTGAAAGTGTGGAGGATTTTGAGCATTTCCTCATGA aggaggagacagaaagggaggaggaagaagaagagatggaggaggaggaaagggaggaggaagaagaacagCCTCGGGTGTGTACACGATGCGGTGGTGCCAACCATGAGCAGTGTTTGTTAGAGGAGGATCGGGTGCTGGAGGAGTGGATTTCGTCAGAGACGTCTGCCCTGCCCCGACCTCGCTGGCAAGTCCTTACTGCTCTTCGCCAGCGGCAGCTGGGTTTAAGTGCCCACTTTGTATATGAGGCCTGTGGGGCAAGAGCCTTTGTGCAGCGTTTCTGCCTGCAGGGTCTTCTTGGAGGCCATGCTGGTTCTGTCAGTACTGTACACTTTAACCAGCGTGGCACCCGGCTGGCCAGTAGCGGTGATGACTTAAGGGTGATAGTGTGGGACTGGGTGCGGCAGAAGCCAGTACTGAACTTTGAGAGTGGTCACGATATTAATGTCATCCAGGCTAAGTTCTTTCCTAACTGTGGTGATTCCATCATGGCCATGTGTGGCCATGATGGACAGGTACGGGTAGCAGAACTAATTAATGCATCGTATTGCGAGAATACTAAGCGTGTGGCCAAGCACAGGGGACCTGCCCACGAGttggctctggagccagactctCCTTATAAGTTCCTCACTTCAGGTGAAGATGCCGTTGTGTTCACCGTTGACCTCAGACAAGACCGGCCAGCTTCAAAAGTTGTGGtaacaagagaaaaagataagaaagtgGGACTGTATACAATCTCGATGAATCCTGCCAATATTTACCAATTTGCAGTGGGTGGACATGATCAATTTGTAAGGATTTATGACCAGAGGAGAAttgataagaaagaaaacaatggagTGCTCAAGAAATTCACTCCTCATCATCTGGTTAATTGTGATTTCCCAGCAAGCATCACCTGCATTGTGTACAGCCACGATGGCACAGAGCTCCTGGCCAGCTACAATGATGAAGATATTTACCTCTTCAACTCCTCTCACGGTGATGGTGCTCAATATGTTAAGAGATATAAGGGGCacagaaataatgccacaatCAAATGTGTTAATTTCTATGGCCCCAGGAGTGAGTTTGTTGTGAGCGGTAGTGATTGTGGGCACGTCTTCTTCTGGGAGAAATCATCCTGCCAGATCATCCAGTTCATGGAGGGGGACAGAGGAGGTATAGTAAACTGTCTTGAACCCCACCCTTACCTACCAGTGTTGGCGACCAGTGGCCTAGATCAGCATGTCAAGATCTGGACACCCACAGCTAAAGCTGCCACTGAGCTTACTGGGTTAAAAGATGTGATTAAGAAGAACAAGCAGGAACGAGATGAAGATAACTTGCACCTTATCGACCCGTTTGACAACCACATGCTTCGGTTCTTCATGCGTCACCTGTCACAGAGAGGTCATCACCCCGGCTGGAGAGGTCATGGAGCTGAGTTCCCAAATGAAGAGCTGGATGAGTCTTCCAGCACCTCAGATACATCCGAGGAGGAGGGCCAAGATCAAGTGCAGTGCTTGCCATCCTGA
- the DCAF8L1 gene encoding DDB1- and CUL4-associated factor 8-like protein 1 isoform X1 produces the protein MSHQEGSTDGLPDLGTESLLSSPEEQSGAAVATAASSDTEMAAAEPSTGDGGDTRDGGFPNDASTENQDTDPENSSEDVELESVEDFEHFLMSGEGLFYYPLVGEEETEREEEEEEMEEEEREEEEEQPRVCTRCGGANHEQCLLEEDRVLEEWISSETSALPRPRWQVLTALRQRQLGLSAHFVYEACGARAFVQRFCLQGLLGGHAGSVSTVHFNQRGTRLASSGDDLRVIVWDWVRQKPVLNFESGHDINVIQAKFFPNCGDSIMAMCGHDGQVRVAELINASYCENTKRVAKHRGPAHELALEPDSPYKFLTSGEDAVVFTVDLRQDRPASKVVVTREKDKKVGLYTISMNPANIYQFAVGGHDQFVRIYDQRRIDKKENNGVLKKFTPHHLVNCDFPASITCIVYSHDGTELLASYNDEDIYLFNSSHGDGAQYVKRYKGHRNNATIKCVNFYGPRSEFVVSGSDCGHVFFWEKSSCQIIQFMEGDRGGIVNCLEPHPYLPVLATSGLDQHVKIWTPTAKAATELTGLKDVIKKNKQERDEDNLHLIDPFDNHMLRFFMRHLSQRGHHPGWRGHGAEFPNEELDESSSTSDTSEEEGQDQVQCLPS, from the coding sequence ATGTCCCACCAAGAGGGCAGCACAGATGGCTTACCAGACTTAGGGACTGAAAGCCTGTTAAGCAGCCCAGAGGAGCAGTCTGGAGCAGCAGTGGCGACGGCGGCCTCCTCAGACACTGAAATGGCGGCCGCAGAGCCATCGACCGGAGATGGCGGTGATACCAGGGATGGTGGTTTCCCGAACGATGCCAGCACAGAAAATCAAGACACAGACCCAGAAAATTCAAGTGAAGACGTCGAACTTGAAAGTGTGGAGGATTTTGAGCATTTCCTCATGAGTGGTGAAGGTTTATTTTATTACCCCTTAGTGggagaggaggagacagaaagggaggaggaagaagaagagatggaggaggaggaaagggaggaggaagaagaacagCCTCGGGTGTGTACACGATGCGGTGGTGCCAACCATGAGCAGTGTTTGTTAGAGGAGGATCGGGTGCTGGAGGAGTGGATTTCGTCAGAGACGTCTGCCCTGCCCCGACCTCGCTGGCAAGTCCTTACTGCTCTTCGCCAGCGGCAGCTGGGTTTAAGTGCCCACTTTGTATATGAGGCCTGTGGGGCAAGAGCCTTTGTGCAGCGTTTCTGCCTGCAGGGTCTTCTTGGAGGCCATGCTGGTTCTGTCAGTACTGTACACTTTAACCAGCGTGGCACCCGGCTGGCCAGTAGCGGTGATGACTTAAGGGTGATAGTGTGGGACTGGGTGCGGCAGAAGCCAGTACTGAACTTTGAGAGTGGTCACGATATTAATGTCATCCAGGCTAAGTTCTTTCCTAACTGTGGTGATTCCATCATGGCCATGTGTGGCCATGATGGACAGGTACGGGTAGCAGAACTAATTAATGCATCGTATTGCGAGAATACTAAGCGTGTGGCCAAGCACAGGGGACCTGCCCACGAGttggctctggagccagactctCCTTATAAGTTCCTCACTTCAGGTGAAGATGCCGTTGTGTTCACCGTTGACCTCAGACAAGACCGGCCAGCTTCAAAAGTTGTGGtaacaagagaaaaagataagaaagtgGGACTGTATACAATCTCGATGAATCCTGCCAATATTTACCAATTTGCAGTGGGTGGACATGATCAATTTGTAAGGATTTATGACCAGAGGAGAAttgataagaaagaaaacaatggagTGCTCAAGAAATTCACTCCTCATCATCTGGTTAATTGTGATTTCCCAGCAAGCATCACCTGCATTGTGTACAGCCACGATGGCACAGAGCTCCTGGCCAGCTACAATGATGAAGATATTTACCTCTTCAACTCCTCTCACGGTGATGGTGCTCAATATGTTAAGAGATATAAGGGGCacagaaataatgccacaatCAAATGTGTTAATTTCTATGGCCCCAGGAGTGAGTTTGTTGTGAGCGGTAGTGATTGTGGGCACGTCTTCTTCTGGGAGAAATCATCCTGCCAGATCATCCAGTTCATGGAGGGGGACAGAGGAGGTATAGTAAACTGTCTTGAACCCCACCCTTACCTACCAGTGTTGGCGACCAGTGGCCTAGATCAGCATGTCAAGATCTGGACACCCACAGCTAAAGCTGCCACTGAGCTTACTGGGTTAAAAGATGTGATTAAGAAGAACAAGCAGGAACGAGATGAAGATAACTTGCACCTTATCGACCCGTTTGACAACCACATGCTTCGGTTCTTCATGCGTCACCTGTCACAGAGAGGTCATCACCCCGGCTGGAGAGGTCATGGAGCTGAGTTCCCAAATGAAGAGCTGGATGAGTCTTCCAGCACCTCAGATACATCCGAGGAGGAGGGCCAAGATCAAGTGCAGTGCTTGCCATCCTGA